Proteins encoded in a region of the Raphanus sativus cultivar WK10039 unplaced genomic scaffold, ASM80110v3 Scaffold0263, whole genome shotgun sequence genome:
- the LOC130501719 gene encoding probable N-acetyl-gamma-glutamyl-phosphate reductase, chloroplastic, with protein sequence MSNVCSISFEQGCWFKGERKIRGVGDKLVKKPSSSMSFSVSASSSEKKDIRIGLFGASGYTGAEIVRLLANHPHFGVTLMTADRKAGQSMDSVFPHLRAQKLPRLISVKDADFSTVDAVFCCLPHGTTQEIIKGLPTALKIVDLSADFRLRDIAEYEEWYGQPHKAVELQKEVVYGLTELLREDIRKARLVANPGCYPTSVQLPLVPLLKANLIKYENIIIDAKSGVSGAGRGAKEANLYSEIAEGISSYGVTRHRHVPEIEQGLSDVIQSKVTVSFTPHLMPMIRGMQSTIYVEMAPGVRTEDLHQQLKSSYEDEEFVKVLEEGVVPRTHNVRGSNYCFMNVFPDRIPGRAIIISVIDNLVKGASGQALQNLNIMLGLPETTGLLHQPLFP encoded by the exons ATGAGTAATGTTTGTTCAATTTCCTTCGAACAAGGATGCTGGttcaag GGTGAAAGGAAGATTCGAGGAGTAGGGGATAAGCTAGTCAAGAAGCCATCTTCTTCGATGAGCTTCAGTGTTTCAGCCAGTAGTTCTGAAAAGAAGGATATTCGGATTGGTCTTTTTGGTGCAAGTGGCTACACTGGTGCTGAG ATCGTTAGGCTACTTGCAAACCATCCGCATTTCGGTGTCACTCTGATGACTGCAGATAGAAAAGCTGGGCAGTCTATGGATAGCGTCTTCCCTCACCTCAGAGCTCAA AAACTACCTAGATTGATCTCAGTAAAGGATGCAGATTTCTCTACTGTGGATGCTGTCTTCTGCTGTTTGCCTCACGGAACAACTCAG GAAATCATCAAGGGACTTCCCACCGCTTTGAAAATTGTTGATCTTTCTGCG GACTTCCGGTTGCGTGATATCGCTGAATATGAAGAATGGTATGGTCAGCCACACAAGGCAGTTGAGTTACAG AAAGAAGTTGTGTATGGCTTAACAGAGTTACTAAGGGAAGACATCAGAAAGGCTCGCCTTGTGGCTAATCCAGGCTGTTACCCCACTTCGGTTCAGCTTCCTCTTGTTCCTCTACTAAag GCAAATCTCATCAAATATGAGAACATTATCATCGACGCAAAGTCTGGTGTTAGTGGAGCAG gACGTGGTGCTAAGGAGGCTAATCTTTACTCTGAGATAGCTGAAGGCATTTCTTCTTATGGTGTTACAAGGCATCGCCATG TACCTGAAATTGAACAAGGGTTATCGGATGTTATACAATCAAAAGTAACAGTTAGTTTCACGCCACATCTCATGCCAATG ATCCGCGGAATGCAATCTACTATATATGTGGAAATGGCTCCTGGAGTTAGAACAGAAGACTTACACCAGCAGCTAAAATCGTCTTATGAG GATGAAGAATTTGTCAAAGTGTTGGAGGAAGGAGTTGTTCCTCGGACACACAATGTTAGAGGATCAAACTATTGTTTCATGAATGTGTTCCCTGATCGTATACCTGGACGAGCTATCATAATCTCAGTG ATTGATAATCTTGTGAAAGGAGCTTCAGGGCAAGCGTTGCAGAATCTTAACATAATGTTGGGATTACCCGAGACAACGGGACTCCTACACCAGCCTCTTTTCCCTTAA
- the LOC130501715 gene encoding uncharacterized protein At5g39865-like, protein MGSSPSKTASTSPPTRRGDTHHLTSTTYGSLLLVDLDGSKTVSRDSLSPDSVINTWELMDGLDDESYELVRIEQEEEEEGWVPLSYKPKQPLRKHLSEESLSSGLADPSLVVSSYKKAVSSSAQARAEDKIVLYFTTLRGIRKTHEDCCCVRMILRGFQVNVDERDISMDSKFRKELQSIILVGDDADKPVCLPQVFIGGSHVGGVEEIMKLNDSGELAEMLKGFPACESLGACRCCGDARFVPCSNCDGSTKVFEGKHGMFKRCSKCNENGLVRCLECSL, encoded by the coding sequence ATGGGTTCTTCTCCTTCGAAAACCGCTTCTACTTCTCCACCGACAAGAAGAGGCGACACTCACCACCTCACATCAACCACATACGGTTCTCTCCTCCTCGTTGATCTCGACGGATCCAAAACCGTCTCACGCGACTCGCTCTCTCCTGACTCAGTCATCAATACGTGGGAGCTTATGGACGGCTTGGACGACGAATCTTACGAACTCGTGAGAATCgaacaagaggaagaagaagaaggttggGTACCGCTGTCTTATAAACCAAAGCAACCTCTTCGGAAGCATTTGTCTGAAGAATCACTCTCGTCTGGTTTAGCTGATCCTAGCCTTGTCGTCTCTTCTTACAAGAAAGCTGTGTCTTCTAGTGCACAGGCCAGAGCAGAAGACAAGATTGTGCTCTACTTCACAACCCTCAGAGGGATTCGAAAGACGCACGAGGATTGCTGTTGCGTTAGAATGATACTGAGAGGGTTTCAAGTGAACGTAGACGAGCGTGACATCTCCATGGATTCGAAATTTAGGAAAGAGCTTCAAAGCATTATTCTCGTCGGAGATGATGCCGACAAACCGGTTTGCTTGCCTCAGGTGTTCATCGGAGGAAGCCACGTTGGTGGTGTTGAGGAGATTATGAAGCTAAACGATAGCGGTGAGTTAGCTGAGATGTTGAAAGGTTTCCCTGCTTGTGAGTCCTTGGGGGCATGCAGGTGCTGTGGTGATGCCAGGTTTGTGCCTTGTAGTAACTGTGATGGTAGCACCAAAGTGTTCGAGGGGAAACATGGAATGTTCAAGCGGTGTTCGAAGTGTAATGAGAATGGATTGGTGCGTTGTCTTGAGTGTTCTCTCTAA
- the LOC130501716 gene encoding uncharacterized protein LOC130501716: MRRSWLINIPAVAPPSSRQDCSGLRFWEARNIASSCGLTCSSWTSTQLKNKDEDRVVKNNEGLPQPFLGSCNDRARQLQASSSGIQSPGGSKESDSVKVARGVKAVSRRTQSLVERFERRDTITLPEER, encoded by the exons ATGCGTCGTTCATGGCTCATAAATAT TCCAGCCGTTGCTCCTCCGTCGTCGAGGCAAGACTGCTCCGGTCTTCGGTTCTGGGAGGCGAGAAATATCGCGAGCTCATGTGGGTTGACATGCTCTTCCTGGACGTCAAC GCAATTGAAGAACAAAGATGAGGATAGAGTAGTTAAGAACAATGAAGGTCTGCCTCAGCCATTTTTGGGAAGCTGCAATGATCGTGCAAGGCAGCTCCAGGCTTCTTCTTCAG GCATTCAATCCCCTGGAGGTAGCAAAGAGTCAGACTCTGTGAAGGTTGCTAGAGGAG TTAAAGCTGTTTCCAGGAGGACACAGTCATTGGTTGAGAGGTTTGAGAGAAGAGACACAATTACACTTCCGGAAGAAAGATAA